One genomic region from Chthonomonas calidirosea T49 encodes:
- the rplI gene encoding 50S ribosomal protein L9, translating into MKVILTRDVPKLGQDGDIVNVADGYARNYLFPRRLAVLAHGAALKQHQARLAREKERGAQALEEAKRQAEKLNGAELEIIVKTSPNSTRLFGSVTEADVAEQIQQKFGITVDKRKIGLVDPIRTTGRYEIGVRLHPEVRAQFVLYVLTEEQRAEREKERQAAASGETANAETAAAN; encoded by the coding sequence ATGAAAGTCATCTTAACACGGGACGTGCCAAAACTTGGGCAGGACGGAGACATCGTTAACGTCGCCGATGGCTATGCCCGCAACTATCTGTTTCCACGGCGCCTCGCGGTGCTAGCGCATGGGGCCGCGTTGAAACAGCATCAGGCGCGCTTAGCACGCGAGAAAGAACGCGGTGCACAGGCGTTGGAGGAGGCCAAGCGTCAAGCCGAAAAGCTGAACGGTGCGGAGCTTGAGATCATCGTAAAGACGAGCCCAAACTCGACAAGGCTCTTTGGTTCCGTTACCGAGGCCGATGTGGCCGAACAGATCCAGCAAAAATTTGGCATCACGGTGGATAAGCGCAAGATCGGCTTGGTAGACCCCATCCGCACCACGGGGCGATATGAGATCGGGGTGCGCCTACACCCTGAGGTGCGTGCCCAGTTCGTTCTTTATGTGTTGACCGAGGAGCAGCGTGCTGAGCGTGAGAAAGAACGTCAGGCTGCTGCTTCTGGCGAAACGGCCAACGCGGAAACCGCTGCCGCAAACTAG
- a CDS encoding MlaD family protein, whose amino-acid sequence MESKSLVKVGLLTLIGLALGFLGLLYLSHTHTDVYLVTVYFDDTLGLAPQSIVRMQGVPIGDVKSISIDTHHVPFRPKVVLEIERKYSIPSNYQFVILSGILITTPQIEVVPPPQVQALAPPLPKDNTAVVQGAPPQSPLAALSPHFDETLQNLNSTLTAIQGHLGKLSDKLQLLITDTDQLVRTSNQTVASANRLIGDPRTQADLKQTVENFRIVSQQAAVTAQHVSRELEAFIQTGQVKFNALSDATTDLVTKLGNTIDDAREVVRKLTEQASSPQLQRSIQETVDLARSTLASVRQITADIHQIAGDPELAAGIHQTIQNLSDTTAKADTAMQKVNDILDNLQGKIKKAKTVKFPQTSLRIDATRDFRPGYTRVDVNGFLNLGRHDVLNLGLYDLGETNRLDLQLGQRLTSADLLRYGIYAGRLGVGFDYMPNNPFGLRFDLYDLNHTRLDAKALYRVNSDLWLWAGAEGIFRRTVPAVGIEWNR is encoded by the coding sequence ATGGAGTCGAAATCGTTAGTAAAAGTGGGATTGCTGACCCTCATTGGGCTAGCACTTGGCTTCTTGGGGCTGCTCTATCTATCTCATACCCACACCGACGTCTATCTTGTGACGGTCTATTTCGACGATACTTTAGGGCTGGCGCCACAATCTATTGTCCGCATGCAGGGCGTGCCTATCGGCGATGTCAAAAGCATCTCCATAGATACCCACCATGTGCCATTTCGTCCAAAGGTGGTTTTGGAGATAGAGCGTAAATATAGCATTCCCTCCAACTATCAGTTCGTCATTCTCTCCGGCATCCTCATCACGACCCCTCAGATCGAGGTGGTTCCCCCGCCCCAAGTGCAGGCTCTGGCCCCGCCCTTGCCGAAGGATAACACGGCCGTGGTGCAAGGCGCTCCCCCGCAAAGTCCCTTGGCCGCTCTCAGCCCACATTTTGACGAAACGCTACAAAATCTAAACAGCACCCTCACCGCCATACAAGGTCATCTTGGCAAATTAAGCGATAAACTTCAGCTTCTCATCACCGACACCGACCAGCTTGTCCGCACCTCTAATCAGACAGTGGCCTCGGCCAACCGACTTATTGGTGACCCGCGCACACAGGCCGATCTCAAACAGACGGTGGAGAACTTTCGCATTGTTTCTCAGCAGGCTGCTGTTACTGCCCAGCATGTTAGCCGGGAGCTTGAGGCGTTTATTCAGACCGGGCAGGTTAAGTTCAATGCCCTCTCCGATGCAACGACCGACCTTGTTACAAAGCTTGGCAATACCATTGATGATGCCCGTGAGGTCGTGCGAAAACTAACCGAACAGGCCAGTAGCCCCCAGCTGCAACGCTCTATTCAAGAAACGGTAGACCTTGCCCGCTCTACCCTGGCCAGCGTCCGCCAGATCACGGCCGACATTCACCAGATCGCAGGTGACCCCGAGCTCGCTGCCGGCATTCATCAGACCATCCAAAACCTCTCCGACACCACGGCCAAGGCCGACACCGCCATGCAAAAGGTCAACGATATCCTCGATAATCTTCAGGGCAAGATAAAAAAGGCTAAAACGGTGAAGTTTCCTCAAACCAGCCTGCGCATAGACGCAACGCGCGACTTTCGCCCTGGCTACACCCGTGTGGATGTGAACGGCTTTCTCAATTTGGGTCGCCATGATGTCCTAAACCTCGGTCTCTACGACTTGGGGGAGACCAATCGGCTCGATCTCCAGCTCGGTCAACGCCTTACGAGCGCCGATCTCCTACGCTACGGCATCTACGCTGGGCGACTGGGAGTAGGGTTCGACTACATGCCCAACAACCCATTTGGACTCCGTTTCGACCTTTACGATCTAAATCATACGCGGCTTGACGCCAAGGCGCTCTATCGGGTAAATAGTGACCTGTGGCTGTGGGCCGGCGCAGAGGGCATTTTCCGTCGCACGGTTCCGGCCGTTGGAATAGAGTGGAACCGGTGA
- a CDS encoding ABC transporter ATP-binding protein — protein MSAIILKDLVYEVDGKRILDQIHLEVPRGEILSIMGQSGSGKTTLLRIMTGLRRATSGQVLIDGEDITKMPERELDRVRLKMGLVFQYAALFDSLTVYDNIVFGVVRHKKRISREDLDALVKELLEAVGLEESVKNLYPAQLSGGMQKRVGLARALAMRPSFLFYDEPTSGLDPITAHTIDQLIVQTCKRRGVTSVVVSHHLPSIFTISDRIAMLHEGRIVAIGTPNEIRHSDNPVVQAFIAPEKDLLLSAQGLS, from the coding sequence ACCTAGAGGTGCCCCGAGGCGAAATTCTCTCGATTATGGGGCAGAGTGGCAGTGGAAAGACAACCCTTCTGCGCATCATGACAGGGCTGCGAAGGGCTACGAGTGGGCAAGTGCTCATTGATGGAGAGGACATCACGAAGATGCCGGAGCGTGAACTCGACCGGGTGCGATTGAAAATGGGGCTTGTGTTTCAATATGCGGCTCTCTTCGACTCGCTCACGGTGTACGACAACATCGTCTTCGGGGTAGTGCGTCATAAGAAGAGGATCTCCCGAGAAGACCTAGACGCTCTTGTGAAGGAGTTGCTAGAGGCCGTTGGGTTGGAGGAGAGCGTAAAAAACCTCTATCCTGCGCAGCTTTCCGGAGGAATGCAAAAACGTGTGGGGTTGGCAAGAGCGCTGGCGATGCGCCCCTCCTTTCTCTTCTACGACGAGCCCACCAGCGGGCTAGACCCCATTACGGCACACACCATCGATCAGCTCATCGTGCAGACATGTAAACGCAGAGGGGTTACCTCGGTGGTCGTGTCGCACCATCTTCCTTCCATCTTTACCATTTCGGATCGCATTGCCATGCTTCATGAAGGGCGTATCGTCGCCATCGGTACCCCAAACGAAATACGGCACTCGGATAACCCGGTTGTTCAGGCGTTCATTGCGCCGGAAAAAGACCTGCTGCTCAGCGCACAAGGGTTATCCTGA